The proteins below come from a single Candidozyma auris chromosome 3, complete sequence genomic window:
- the AMN1 gene encoding Amn1p: MFRSVSSGYSPPRRRASRLLRLASPTPDTTTPVSELSDSEFQFSAGVSDSDTDSLPELDDSSTSTASTRSPLTPFRPSVSYFDTFESPLKRLSSAPASTPLRNATCVEDMDVDIQISQLEPISQPSIFEIPELVHKIIVYADAQNTIIPREKTPVCRKPLSFQHALLVHGNEEAAKLAMEGAFSTLQEPQPSNRSNVLHTCLLVNKLFHHITKEILGERLFFTEERTLAKFIAPKSSQQFYDGMSPKTLVLSKMLFLRQPHFNSIAANIDLSRLEWLELYMCPKIAPTRSFLSPTLKTLIVTGSKALEDTKLAAVASTCPNLEILDIRACENVTDHGVYMVGQKCKKLKALNLGRKRRGHLITDHSVCAVALNNPNLTTVGVAGCYITDRSLWQLTISCGKRLERLSLNNCPYISDQSIPVILHHNLLKRLTVLEIRFNTRITNFEPIIAYKRRQAARRLNVLVETCEELFVRMKEQEKHMDRLISERVVQDISEWANGKDDDLAHADLLLARSGRERRTISIS; this comes from the coding sequence ATGTTCAGACTGGTTTCGCTGGGATATTCACCTCCCAGAAGGAGAGCGAGCCGCTTGCTCCGTTTGGCCTCGCCAACGCCTGATACTACCACCCCTGTCTCTGAACTCAGCGACCTGGAGTTCCAGTTCAGCGCAGGTGTTTCGGATTCAGACACTGACTCCCTACCTGAGCTAGACGactcctccacctccactgCATCGACAAGGAGCCCGCTTACGCCTTTCCGCCCAAGCGTTTCTTACTTCGACACATTCGAGCTGCCATTGAAGAGACTTTCACTGGCTCCAGCCCTGACTCCTCTTCGGAACGCTACCTGTGTTGAAGATATGGATGTGGATATACAGATTTCGCAACTAGAGccaatttcgcagccatcgaTATTCGAGATTCCTGAGCTAGTCCACAAAATTATCGTTTACGCCGATGCTCAAAATACAATCATTCCAAGGGAAAAGACCCCCGTGTGTCGTAAACcgctttcttttcagcaCGCCTTGCTAGTGCACGGCAACGAAGAGGCAGCAAAATTGGCCATGGAAGGCGCTTTCTCAACACTCCAAGAGCCACAACCTTCCAATAGGCTGAATGTGCTTCACACATGCTTGCTTGTCAACAAGCTTTTCCACCACATCACTAAGGAAATTCTAGGGGAaaggctcttcttcactgaaGAGCGTACCCTCGCCAAATTTATTGCGCCAAAGTCGTCTCAGCAATTCTACGACGGAATGAGCCCCAAGACATTGGTGCTCAGCAAAATGTTGTTTCTTCGTCAACCTCATTTCAACTCCATTGCCGCAAACATAGATTTGAGCAGGCTCGAGTGGCTCGAATTGTACATGTGCCCTAAGATCGCTCCTACCCGTAGCTTCTTGCTGCCTACCTTGAAGACATTGATTGTCACTGGTTCTAAGGCACTTGAAGATACGAAATTGGCAGCAGTAGCATCTACTTGTCCTAATCTAGAAATACTTGACATACGGGCTTGCGAAAATGTTACTGACCATGGAGTCTACATGGTAGGTCAAAAGTGCAAGAAATTAAAAGCCCTCAACTTGGGAcgcaaaagaagaggccaTCTCATCACAGACCACAGCGTGTGTGCTGTTGCCTTGAACAATCCTAATTTGACTACTGTTGGTGTTGCCGGGTGCTACATCACAGATCGGTCGCTTTGGCAGCTCACTATATCGTGTGGCAAGCGCCTTGAACGACTCTCATTAAACAACTGTCCTTACATTAGTGACCAGTCAATTCCCGTCATCTTGCACCATAACTTGTTGAAGCGTCTCACGGTGCTCGAGATCCGTTTCAACACCAGAATCACAAACTTCGAGCCCATTATCGCTTACAAAAGACGTCAGGCAGCCAGAAGACTTAATGTGCTTGTGGAGACGTGCGAGGAGCTCTTCGTTCGCAtgaaagaacaagagaagcACATGGACAGGTTGATTCTGGAACGAGTGGTTCAGGATATCAGCGAGTGGGCCAACGGCAAGGACGATGATTTGGCCCACGCGGACCTTCTTCTAGCCAGAAGTGGCAGAGAAAGACGCACAATCAGCATATCGTAA
- the ROD1 gene encoding Rod1p, producing MPKQKSKTATLFDIRLKNCNHDVLLLKGSEHNAASTFISGKIVLSVNEPISVKKITLRLYGTLRLRYTDARGSVPKPARFEKKVYEYVWDPAEISKYLNNMYENSSSGGSAAFTGASPPSSGNGLARSPIKSKASSTSLKSLGMTFRSMSSTSLSHHGNSTGHGGSSASSSSSNLNSRGSHLLVQGNYEFPFSAILPGDMPESVEGLPGASVVYKLESTIDRGKFHHPMVTKKHVRVVRTLTTDSVELSETVAVDNTWPKKVEYSLNVPSKAIAVGSGTPISLMLVPLLKGLQLGEIRISLVELYSYVGYLPPAYTDERIVCEKVIPMPRPDDPHFQMDKWEIDTFLRIPPSLSKCTQDCDIQTHVKVRHKLKFNIGLCNPDGHTSELRASLPVQIFISPFVTVSARTDDSEDLQEPQHHNENADEEVLFSSDPHNTSLTNLHQYEQSFRNSDDASPNEPLRSNPHSYSSFTGLIAPPMYEQHVYDQLWSDVSPMESPITSGASTPRSRPSADVSQFSMSSIDTAQLTENLRQLKLQRQLQEGPEGNTVSSPASRERAIFTMDGEQEGDYFARRPALQSHLSQGHNSCSGTNSALGTPGGYYGGAIQSPGLMTPPVHLSRTTSETNLEPDDMYRVPSYNEAIKGDVQDTLSPAYQPPQPGSNINAEEVNRRFEENISRSTTPVGSAPNRNNRGLLSRAGSSINLMSSSRASSNKSSPSSSRNVSSTNLSNLSGDNVSRQSSRRGRGTATFSMTPI from the coding sequence ATGCCAAAGCAGAAATCGAAGACGGCGACGTTGTTCGATATCCGATTGAAGAACTGCAACCACGATGTCTTGTTGCTTAAGGGATCAGAACATAATGCTGCGTCCACTTTCATTAGCGGCAAAATTGTGCTTTCGGTCAACGAGCCCATTTCCGTGAAAAAGATCACCCTTAGGTTATACGGTACCCTTCGTCTAAGGTATACCGACGCAAGGGGCTCCGTACCTAAACCAGCAAGAttcgagaagaaagtttaTGAGTATGTTTGGGATCCAGCCGAAATTTCGAAGTACTTGAACAACATGTATGAGAACTCCAGCAGTGGGGGCAGTGCCGCCTTCACAGGAGCTTCTCCGCCAAGCTCGGGAAATGGTCTCGCCAGAAGTCCAATCAAGTCCAAGGCATCCTCAACttcgttgaagagcttggGCATGACATTTCGCTCGATGTCTTCAACGTCGTTATCTCACCATGGAAATCTGACGGGCCATGGTGGTTCCTCGGcgtcatcgtcatcctcgAATTTAAACTCAAGGGGAAGTCATCTTCTCGTCCAGGGCAATTATGAATTCCCTTTCAGTGCGATTCTACCAGGTGACATGCCTGAATCTGTGGAGGGGTTGCCAGGCGCCAGCGTGGTGTACAAGCTTGAGTCTACTATTGACAGAGGAAAGTTTCATCATCCTATGGTGACCAAGAAGCACGTTAGAGTGGTGAGAACCTTGACGACAGACTCTGTCGAGCTTTCTGAGACAGTGGCTGTTGACAATACCTGGCCTAAGAAAGTCGAGTATTCCCTCAATGTTCCCAGCAAAGCTATTGCCGTCGGGTCAGGTACACCCATTTCTCTAATGCTTGTTCCTCTTCTTAAAGGCCTACAATTGGGTGAGATAAGAATATCTTTGGTGGAACTTTACTCATACGTGGGCTACTTGCCACCCGCTTACACAGACGAGCGCATAGTTTGCGAGAAAGTCATCCCAATGCCTCGTCCCGATGATCCACATTTTCAAATGGACAAATGGGAGATCGACACATTCCTTAGAATACCACCAAGCTTGTCGAAGTGCACTCAGGACTGTGACATACAAACTCATGTCAAAGTCAGACATAAGCTTAAGTTCAATATTGGCTTGTGTAACCCTGATGGTCACACATCCGAGCTTCGTGCTTCCTTACCGGTACAGATATTCATTTCCCCATTTGTTACCGTTAGTGCCAGAACTGATGATAGTGAggatcttcaagaaccacAACACCATAATGAAAACGCCGACGAAGAAGTGTTGTTCTCTAGTGATCCTCACAACACATCGTTGACCAATTTGCATCAGTATGAGCAACTGTTCCGAAACTCAGACGATGCCAGCCCAAATGAACCTCTACGGTCCAACCCGCACTCATACTCATCTTTTACTGGACTCATTGCACCTCCAATGTATGAGCAACATGTCTACGATCAATTGTGGTCAGATGTGTCACCAATGGAATCACCAATCACATCGGGTGCATCGACGCCCAGATCCAGACCTAGCGCAGATGTGCTGCAGTTTAGTATGAGCAGTATTGACACCGCCCAATTGACAGAAAACTTGCGTCAGCTCAAGTTGCAAAGGCAGCTTCAGGAAGGCCCCGAAGGAAACACTGTTCTGTCGCCAGCGTCGCGGGAAAGAGCCATCTTCACAATGGACGGTGAGCAGGAGGGTGATTACTTCGCCAGACGACCAGCTTTGCAATCACATCTTCTGCAAGGCCATAACAGTTGCTCTGGAACGAACTCAGCATTAGGCACTCCAGGTGGCTATTACGGCGGTGCTATACAATCTCCAGGTCTTATGACACCGCCAGTACATCTTTCACGTACTACGTCGGAAACCAACCTTGAACCCGATGACATGTACCGAGTGCCCAGCTATAACGAGGCCATCAAGGGTGACGTCCAGGACACACTCTCGCCTGCGTATCAGCCTCCGCAGCCAGGCTCCAACATCAATGCCGAGGAAGTGAATAGAAGATTTGAGGAGAACATATCACGATCGACCACGCCTGTTGGGCTGGCGCCAAACAGAAACAACAGAGGGCTTTTGAGTCGCGCAGGCAGCtcaatcaacttgatgagctcttcgAGAGCTTCCTCCAACAAACTGtctccatcatcatccaGGAATGTGTCGAGCACCAACTTGTCGAACTTGCTGGGAGACAACGTTTCACGCCAGTCCCTGAGACGAGGCCGGGGCACGGCCACCTTTTCAATGACTCCGATTTAA
- the TLG2 gene encoding Tlg2p: MFRDRTNLYLSYRRTVPRRQANQEAKFVALAEEEEGLMGSRRVSSNNQRRKGQYKDAGEEAIEMKPIAPSIFDISNGLDENLSKIKSQTNELSSLYKKLLITRDNEKQRLETRIEDLNFETTKLFENCYVLIKKFEFLQKNFKRLKLEYTQDEISIIENYKKTYALKIQDSSLIYRNLQNNYIKFLKDDDDAETDRLLSSSNTSTVALDEEDSKNIEDYSKMVLQQAQTQIQNNPNSQILAQREREISRLAMGILEISTIFKEMETLIVDQGSMLDRIDYNLTRTVEDLKSSDKELLKAQSYQKRTTKCKIIFLLSLVVLALFLFVLFRSPTKTKIIEKPSDSRPVPENQPAEGDQK, encoded by the coding sequence ATGTTCAGAGACAGAACAAATTTATATCTTTCGTATAGGCGGACAGTTCCCCGTCGACAAGCtaatcaagaagcaaaattTGTGGCGTtggctgaagaagaggaaggGCTCATGGGATCAAGACGAGTATCCTCTAacaaccaaagaaggaagggCCAGTATAAGGATGCTGGAGAAGAGGCAATCGAAATGAAACCAATCGCTCCTTCGATCTTTGATATATCAAATGGGTTGGATGAGAACTTGAGCAAAATTAAGTCGCAAACTAATgaattgagctctttgtacaagaagcttctaATAACGAGAGACAACGAGAAGCAAAGGTTAGAAACACGcattgaagatttgaatTTCGAAACAACAAAATTATTTGAAAACTGCTACGTGCTCATAAAGAAATTCGAGTTTCTAcagaagaacttcaagagGCTCAAGCTAGAGTACACTCAGGATGAGATTTCGATTATTGAGAATTATAAAAAGACATACGCCCTAAAAATCCAGGACAGCTCTCTCATCTACAGAAATTTGCAGAATAACTACATCAAATTCCTCaaggacgatgatgatgcagAAACTGATCGACTACTATCGTCTAGCAATACGTCGACTGTTGCTCtagatgaagaagattccAAGAATATTGAAGACTACTCAAAGATGGTACTCCAACAAGCTCAGACACAAATTCAGAATAATCCCAACTCACAAATACTAGCACAAAGGGAGCGCGAAATTTCTAGATTGGCTATGGGAATTCTCGAAATCTCCACCATTTTTAAGGAAATGGAGACTCTCATCGTGGACCAAGGAAGCATGCTAGATCGCATTGATTACAATTTGACCCGAACGGTAGAGGATCTAAAATCTTCAGACAAAGAGTTGCTAAAGGCTCAATCTTACCAAAAGAGAACTACAAAGTGTAAGataatttttcttttgagtttgGTTGTTTTGGCcttgtttctctttgtgTTATTTAGATCACCTACCAAAACCAAGATAATCGAAAAACCTAGCGATTCGAGGCCAGTACCCGAAAATCAGCCTGCTGAAGGTGATCAGAAATGA
- the SRD1 gene encoding Srd1p gives MIFSIVAAILLLISLVFAILANVTSPVTTSLKLASHNEYSFGIFGYCWRGSCPGSYYPVDFGNIDRQTDWLLSGSTRNMLSKSFIVAPIAAGLLFLALVLTVVSIFFDTTVVVILAIVLTVLAFLASAVICVMVIMVFQPHVAWVGWILVVPAILALIAIPLLILAIRVHPQRDVDDDDETESKSNFVSYNKLDSAGNSGFTGPAIGGVRPQPAYTFNNLQRDSTNDDESSLVKESTYRGATRGYTAKDDSSHSLYESQPRTANDVTKPGITNFPNGSGSYYEDASVNLNNGPSTPVSAKQKMAPTFVPNVAVKSDENGSGTLPYPASERGSVALNNSQKYGVFDHHPNVEGHQPFTELGDESPEHQQADLDNDDGSDFTSISQRQPNVGAYNNSAAPNVPGPGQASHAVSGAVYRPGGAPQQQTQQYPSVSQYQPHYQQNYQQQGGYQPSPSPQSSSFYGDPPSRGIPYQGPYGGGPGSGGYAQARPPKPSVSDNVLNNNPDFAVGGMARRKQYGNPAYQNRYGGQPLHRPGNRPPRDGPYGMI, from the coding sequence ATGATCTTTTCCATTGTCGCTGCCATCCTCCTACTCATCTCGTTGGTGTTTGCCATTCTTGCTAATGTTACGTCCCCGGTGACCACTTCATTGAAGTTGGCGTCTCACAACGAGTATAGTTTTGGTATCTTTGGCTACTGTTGGAGAGGATCCTGCCCTGGAAGTTACTACCCAGTTGATTTCGGTAATATTGACAGACAGACAGACTGGCTTCTCTCTGGAAGCACGAGAAACATGTTGTCCAAGTCGTTTATTGTCGCTCCCATTGCTGCAGGcttgttgtttttggccTTGGTGCTTACGGTGGTGctgattttctttgataCTACTGTGGTGGTCATTTTGGCCATTGTGCTCACGGTGCTCGcatttcttgcttctgctgTCATCTGCGTAATGGTCATCATGGTTTTTCAACCTCATGTGGCGTGGGTCGGTTGGATCTTGGTGGTCCCCGCTATCTTGGCTCTCATTGCCATCCCACTCTTGATTCTCGCGATTCGCGTCCATCCTCAGCGTGATGTcgacgacgatgatgaaacGGAGTCTAAGAGCAACTTTGTTTCCTACAATAAACTTGACTCTGCCGGTAACTCAGGTTTTACTGGCCCCGCCATTGGTGGGGTGCGTCCACAACCGGCGTACACTTTCAACAACCTTCAAAGAGACAGTACCAACGATGACGAGAGCTCTCTCGTCAAAGAGTCGACTTACAGAGGCGCCACGAGAGGATACACGGCCAAGGATGATTCTTCTCACAGTTTGTATGAGTCGCAGCCTCGTACTGCCAATGATGTCACCAAGCCAGGCATTACCAATTTTCCCAACGGTAGTGGCAGTTACTACGAAGACGCCAGTGTCAATCTCAACAACGGACCAAGCACTCCTGTGTCTGCGAAGCAAAAGATGGCTCCGACATTTGTGCCCAATGTTGCGGTGAAGTCAGATGAAAATGGATCAGGCACCTTGCCCTACCCAGCATCGGAGCGTGGATCTGTGGCATTGAACAACCTGCAAAAGTATGGCGTATTTGATCATCACCCAAACGTTGAAGGACATCAGCCATTCACCGAATTGGGCGACGAACTGCCCgagcatcaacaagctgACTTGGATAACGACGACGGCTCCGATTTCACCAGTATCTCCCAAAGGCAACCCAATGTGGGCGCGTACAACAACAGCGCTGCACCGAATGTACCGGGACCTGGACAAGCCTCTCATGCCGTTTCGGGTGCTGTCTATCGGCCGGGCGGTGCTCCCCAGCAACAGACCCAGCAGTATCCCAGTGTTTCTCAGTATCAACCTCATTACCAGCAAAATTACCAGCAGCAAGGCGGATACCAgccttcaccttcaccacaACTGCTGTCATTCTATGGCGATCCTCCAAGCAGAGGCATCCCTTACCAGGGTCCTTATGGCGGTGGCCCTGGCAGTGGGGGCTATGCGCAGGCACGTCCTCCAAAGCCTTCAGTATCTGACAATGTTTTGAATAACAATCCTGATTTTGCTGTAGGTGGCATGGCAAGGAGGAAGCAATACGGCAACCCGGCTTACCAGAATCGCTACGGCGGGCAACCACTCCATAGACCTGGCAATAGGCCCCCCAGAGACGGGCCCTACGGCATGATTTAA